The genome window TCTTTGCCCTTGGCAGTATTTTTATTTTGGCATTGTTTCTAAGTTAAATTAATCCTGAGTCATAGATACGAGTTAAAACTTGCAATTTTGTGCATGTTAGTTGCAGTTATCATTACATGTTTTTAGCATCAAGTGGCGGTTGATAAATTGACAATCTGAACTTAGCTGTATCAATCCTTTTACTTCACTAAAAGAAGTTTAAGACTTAAGATAGTAGGTAATCAGCTTCGACCTACATGTATTTGGATTGAACTTAATCTCATTTTCTTTCAGCTTTTGATTATACCTTAATAAGATTTAAAGCTGATTACAtctttttatgttttgatttttgataatGCATTAAGGTCTGATATCTGCACAAAAGTTCAATCTGGAAGATTTTGCTGATGCTATTTTATTTGCAATTTATAGGAATTTTTCCTGCATTTGATGAAagttgtaatatatttttttaaaagtctCAAGCCTTCTGTATAGGTATTGCTCTTAGTTTGAAATTAGATTATGGCCTGATACATTGTGAAGCTTTGTCAGGGAGACAATTCCTCATGCAGTCAGCACAAAGCTTGTTGAGGAAAGCATTAAGTTGGTTTATGGGAACGACTCGGATTTTGTAGAAGAAACGAAGGTTGCTGGAGTTCAAGCCCTTTCTGGCACTGGTGCATGTCGTCTTTTTGCTGAGTTCCAGAAGAAATTCTGTCCGAAATCTCAAATATATTTTCCTGATCCAACTTGGTCATGGTAATTTTCTACTATACCCTCTTTGATCCTCTTCAATATCATTGGAGCAGCTTTATGTGAAAATCATACATTCATAGTAGCTTTAGACGTGGAATTTATCTTTCTGTCACTGATGTTCAATCATGTGCATTGCATAGCCACCATAAAATTTGGAGAGAGGCTCATATTCCACAAAGAACCTTTCGATATTATGATCTTTGTTCTAAGGGCTTGAACTTTACTGCAATGATGGATGATATCAAGGTATGACAGCaccagaattttttttaatttatagaaCAGAGAATGTTCATGCTTTTGGTGGCTGGTAGGAGATAATCATTTCGAAACCACTAAATATGACATTTCACTCAGGACTAGTGATTGAATTTCTTCAATAAAAGCcaaggaaatttttttgattctttttttttgtttgcatttgtGGATTTTTGTAGAATGCCCCTGATGGTTCATTCTTCCTACTCCACCCTTGTGCTCACAACCCAACTGGAGTTGACCCTACTGAAGAACAGTGGAGAGAAATTTCACATCTGTTCAAGGTACCTCTGCCAAGCTTTTTTTGTCCCTTTCACATATTTGGATTATCATTGTTTAATATTAACTGTTTTCAAATTTAGGTAAAGAATCACTTTCCCTTCTTTGATATGGCTTATCAAGGTTTAGCAAGTGGAGACCTTGACAGGGATGCACAAGTTATCCGCAAGTTTGTCGAAGATGGGCATTTAGTGGGCTGTGCACAATCCTTTGCAAAGAACATGGGATTATATGGACAACGAATTGGTTGTCTTAGGTAGGTAGTTACTATTTAGTCTGGATTTTTATTTGTGGGGATTTTAACAGACTGATTTTGGCTTAAGAATAATGACCTGGCATGAAAATAAACACAACACAGTAGGCAATCAAACTCAGAGCCTTCAAGGAGATATCCGGAGGTTCATCTGGTTTAGTTTCGATTTATGTGTTCAGAACTTCCTAGTAGTGAGTCACACCAATCACTATTATGTTAAATTTATAGTATCAGTAAATCATAGGCAACTCAAATCATAATGGGCCCAATTCGGTTGAAAATTACGATTGTAAAGGGAGTGAAAAATGTTGTTCCAGTAGATCCATCTATATTTGCCTCTGATTTGGGTTTCTAAACTTCAATTCCCTTACTGCATTTCaatcttttagtgttctttgcgcTGATGCAAAGCAAGCAGCTGCAATTAAAAGTCAAATGCAGCAAATTGCTGGTGCAATGTATGGCAGTCCTCCTGTCCTTGGCCCTTTATTAGTTTCAGCAATCCTAAGTGACCCAGATATAAAGGCTCTTTGGGCTACTGAAGTGAAGGTAATAATGCATCCACATTTTCATCCCTTCAAGTTCCTGTTCCTGTCTTCTATTTCCTTCCTAAGCTGAAATTTACTTGATTCTGATACGTATTGTTGATAATTACAAGGCCATGACAGAACGAATTCGAAGAATGCGGATCAATCTGCGAGAAAGCCTTGAGAAATTAGATTCTCCTCTCAATTGGGAACAGATAACAAACCAGGTTGGTAGTGCGagcgtctctctctctcactcttttAGGGGGCGGCTTTTTAAGTCCGCCTGAAATATGATTTGAACTGTTAAGAGCAGTGCTATTCAACTAATTTAACCCATTAATTAACAAAACTGCAGGTTggaatgtttttcttctctggcTTAACTCCTGATCAGGTTGAttgtctacggagagaattCCACATATTCATGAATCCCGACGGACGTATAAGGTACACAGTCATAATACATTACTAAATATTCCTGATGATAATAATCTACGACATGATTAATGACATCAATCCTTACTCTAAGTAGCTATTCTCAACCATGCAAATCTATGTGCAATTCGCGCAGCATGGCAGGTGTGACTACAGGCAATGTAAATTACTTAGCAAATGCTTTACATGAGGTCACCAGA of Tripterygium wilfordii isolate XIE 37 chromosome 13, ASM1340144v1, whole genome shotgun sequence contains these proteins:
- the LOC120012778 gene encoding aspartate aminotransferase, mitochondrial-like isoform X1, whose product is MITIGVVMRSYRLMGTSRLMSSSASAVKWWDHVAPAPKDPIAGLTEAFLADTSPYKINLGVGAYRDDEGKPVVLQCVREANAKIAGCDFFFVRETIPHAVSTKLVEESIKLVYGNDSDFVEETKVAGVQALSGTGACRLFAEFQKKFCPKSQIYFPDPTWSCHHKIWREAHIPQRTFRYYDLCSKGLNFTAMMDDIKNAPDGSFFLLHPCAHNPTGVDPTEEQWREISHLFKVKNHFPFFDMAYQGLASGDLDRDAQVIRKFVEDGHLVGCAQSFAKNMGLYGQRIGCLSVLCADAKQAAAIKSQMQQIAGAMYGSPPVLGPLLVSAILSDPDIKALWATEVKAMTERIRRMRINLRESLEKLDSPLNWEQITNQVGMFFFSGLTPDQVDCLRREFHIFMNPDGRISMAGVTTGNVNYLANALHEVTRFNQESYVLTSLRSDSG
- the LOC120012778 gene encoding aspartate aminotransferase, mitochondrial-like isoform X2 codes for the protein MITIGVVMRSYRLMGTSRLMSSSASAVKWWDHVAPAPKDPIAGLTEAFLADTSPYKINLGVGAYRDDEGKPVVLQCVREANAKIAGCDFLETIPHAVSTKLVEESIKLVYGNDSDFVEETKVAGVQALSGTGACRLFAEFQKKFCPKSQIYFPDPTWSCHHKIWREAHIPQRTFRYYDLCSKGLNFTAMMDDIKNAPDGSFFLLHPCAHNPTGVDPTEEQWREISHLFKVKNHFPFFDMAYQGLASGDLDRDAQVIRKFVEDGHLVGCAQSFAKNMGLYGQRIGCLSVLCADAKQAAAIKSQMQQIAGAMYGSPPVLGPLLVSAILSDPDIKALWATEVKAMTERIRRMRINLRESLEKLDSPLNWEQITNQVGMFFFSGLTPDQVDCLRREFHIFMNPDGRISMAGVTTGNVNYLANALHEVTRFNQESYVLTSLRSDSG